In Setaria viridis chromosome 5, Setaria_viridis_v4.0, whole genome shotgun sequence, the genomic stretch gccggggcGGAAGCTTCTTGCGGGCGCCGCGCTGCCGTCGGCGCTGCGGTGGAGGAAGCCCCGCGGGAACGTGCTGGCGGCGCTGTTCCAGCGCGTGGCGTACCACCTGCTGTGGTTCGTGGAGTCCGTCGTGGTGGTGGCGCAGCTGGTGTTCTTCTTCGTGCGCTTCGGGTTCAAGCTCTGAAAAACTCTGCCTGAATCGCACCGTGCGGGGTGGAGCACCAAAAGAAGATCCGTGGATTCTTTCATTTGTTCTCGTTCTTTTCTGTTGGCCAATTTTCAGTGGCTCTTTCGATTTCCATCACCACAAGCTGTAGATAACTTGTTCTTGTGTTTTGGAGAATGTGTAAATTGCTCCCGTAATTGTCTTCCCAAGGAACTGTTCCTTTTTTCCCCTCAATTCCATTGAAAACATCCTTGCTCATATGAGACGAGAGTGCCACGTCAGAATGCCCTTTCTGTATTGCCCAAAAAACGGAAATGCTCTTGCTGTGGTACTCATCTCCGGATGACAAATTGCTGACGTCAAGGCTTTGCCATCCGGTCAGAAAGACCGAGTAGTAGATAGGTAGAGTAGTCTGCATTTCACGCAAACGGGGGCAATTTGCTTTGCGCAAATGACTCGGTCCCCCAAGCCTGCCAGCAAGCACCAAAGCACAATCAAggagttgccaaagtttggaggtgccaaattactgttacagtactgtagcacactgtagcgtttcgtttgtatttgtgaattattatccaaatattgagtaattaggctcaaaagattcgtttcgcaaagtacaacaaaactgtacaattagtttttaatttcgtctacatttagtactccatgcatgtaccacaagtttgatgtgatggggaatcttctttttacatagtgccaaagttgggagttgggggtgaagtaaataAGGGCCAATCTTCTACCACTTAACCGTTTATCTGCCTAACTTAACGGATTCCTCTCCGATTCGTCCAGTCAAAACCTACGCACCCAAGTCCTTGCACGGCTGTCGTCTGCTACCTGCGGCCCCTGCTTGCTTGCTGTGCACTTGATCAGTCAAAACTTAAAACGACCACGAGAGCTTGCTGTGCACTTCGCATCCAAAGAAGAGGCCCCTGTGCTTGCATGATTGCTACTTGCCAGCGAGCACTAGTAGTAGCGTAGCTAGGCATTAGACATTCGCCCGGGGACGTGAAGTGGAGCACAAGTTCACGCCCCGGCCCCGTGTCCCGTACTGCCGTGCCCCCAAAGGCTTCCATGCCCGCCACTCGCCCGTCGGGTGTTTGGGCTGCTTGAGCATCCCCCAAACCCCAGCCATTGTCGACATGACGCAGCAACTCTCACCGCCATTTGTGCGGGGGG encodes the following:
- the LOC117857937 gene encoding uncharacterized protein, encoding MAGVSKSKVREWMRKRMAPRRKAAKGGGGGSSDDRSASASAPSSPGRKLLAGAALPSALRWRKPRGNVLAALFQRVAYHLLWFVESVVVVAQLVFFFVRFGFKL